Proteins encoded within one genomic window of Amycolatopsis nigrescens CSC17Ta-90:
- a CDS encoding L-serine ammonia-lyase has translation MSLSVFELFKIGIGPSSSHTVGPMLAAKTYVDSLRDDGLLADIASVRVELFGSLGATGHGHGSVPAVVLGLAGHAPDEVDPVRARPTVDTVAGTGKLELAGGHPIEFAMTEDIVLHRRKRLDFHPNGMVFRGLDGAGAVVSERTYYSVGGGFVVGEDAAGGKILAEDGTGVPFPFATAAELLAHTTRTGRSISSLMMANETARRPESEVRAGLLEIWSVMRDCVQRGGSTGGMLPGGLKVRRRAAALRAHLLATGDVGDPLRAMEWVTMFALAVNEENADGGRVVTAPTNGAAGIIPAVLHYYRMFVPGASDEGVVDFLLAAGAIGMLFKQNASISGAEVGCQGEVGSACSMAAGGLAEVLGGSPEQVENAAEIGIEHNLGLTCDPVGGLVQIPCIERNAIASVKAITAARMSVRGDGVHHVSLDKAIKTMRETGADMKDKYKETARGGLALNVVEC, from the coding sequence ATGAGCCTGAGCGTGTTCGAGCTGTTCAAGATCGGCATCGGGCCGTCCAGTTCGCACACCGTCGGCCCGATGCTCGCCGCGAAGACCTATGTGGACTCCCTGCGCGACGACGGGCTGCTGGCCGATATCGCGTCGGTCCGGGTCGAGCTGTTCGGCTCGCTGGGCGCGACCGGGCACGGGCACGGCAGCGTGCCGGCGGTCGTGCTCGGCCTGGCCGGGCACGCGCCGGACGAGGTGGACCCGGTGCGGGCGCGGCCCACCGTGGACACCGTGGCGGGCACCGGCAAGCTGGAGCTGGCCGGTGGCCACCCGATCGAATTCGCGATGACCGAGGACATCGTGCTGCACCGCCGGAAGCGGCTGGACTTCCACCCGAACGGGATGGTGTTCCGCGGCCTGGACGGTGCGGGCGCGGTGGTGTCCGAGCGCACGTACTACTCGGTCGGCGGCGGGTTCGTGGTCGGCGAGGACGCGGCCGGCGGGAAGATCCTGGCCGAGGACGGCACCGGTGTCCCGTTCCCGTTCGCGACCGCCGCGGAGCTGCTGGCGCACACCACGCGCACCGGCCGTTCGATCAGCTCGCTGATGATGGCCAACGAAACGGCGCGCCGCCCGGAAAGCGAGGTGCGGGCGGGCTTGCTGGAGATCTGGTCGGTGATGCGGGACTGCGTGCAGCGGGGCGGTAGCACCGGGGGCATGCTGCCCGGCGGGCTCAAGGTCCGCCGTCGTGCGGCCGCCCTGCGCGCGCACCTGCTGGCTACCGGTGATGTCGGCGATCCGCTGCGGGCGATGGAATGGGTGACCATGTTCGCGCTGGCGGTGAACGAGGAGAACGCCGACGGCGGCCGGGTGGTCACCGCCCCCACCAACGGCGCGGCCGGGATCATCCCGGCGGTGCTGCACTACTACCGGATGTTCGTGCCGGGCGCGTCGGATGAAGGCGTGGTGGACTTCCTGCTCGCCGCGGGAGCGATCGGCATGTTGTTCAAGCAGAACGCGTCCATTTCGGGCGCGGAGGTCGGCTGTCAGGGCGAGGTCGGTTCGGCCTGCTCGATGGCGGCCGGCGGGCTGGCCGAGGTGCTCGGCGGCTCCCCGGAACAGGTGGAGAACGCCGCGGAGATCGGCATCGAGCACAACCTGGGCCTGACCTGCGATCCGGTGGGCGGCCTGGTGCAGATCCCGTGCATCGAGCGCAACGCGATCGCTTCGGTGAAAGCCATCACGGCGGCGCGGATGTCCGTGCGCGGCGACGGCGTGCACCACGTGAGCCTGGACAAGGCGATCAAGACGATGCGGGAGACCGGCGCCGACATGAAGGACAAGTACAAGGAGACCGCCCGCGGCGGGCTCGCGCTCAACGTCGTGGAGTGCTGA
- the purU gene encoding formyltetrahydrofolate deformylase encodes MAQHFTLTLKCPERSGIVHAVTTFLVGRGCDIVEHQQFDDGVRGSLFLRTSFSCVADGVEKVTVDDLAREFSAVATDFGMEFQFSDATPDRILVLVSKFGHCLNDLLFRWRAGGLGADIALVVSNHEDLRPMAEAAGLPFVHVPVTPETKSEAEQRLLELVGEYQVDLVVLARYMQVLSDDLCVKLQGRAINIHHSFLPGFKGAKPYHQAYDRGVKYVGATAHYVTPELDEGPIIEQEVLRVDHSYGPRELVTVGRDAEALALSRAVRWHCERRVLLNGNSTVVFR; translated from the coding sequence GTGGCACAGCACTTCACCTTGACCCTCAAGTGCCCCGAACGCTCGGGGATCGTGCACGCGGTGACCACGTTCCTGGTCGGCCGCGGCTGCGACATCGTCGAGCACCAGCAGTTCGACGACGGTGTCCGCGGTTCGCTGTTCCTGCGCACATCTTTCTCCTGTGTCGCGGACGGGGTCGAGAAAGTCACAGTGGACGATCTCGCGCGCGAGTTCTCCGCCGTGGCGACCGATTTCGGAATGGAGTTCCAGTTCTCCGATGCCACGCCGGATCGGATTCTGGTGCTGGTGTCGAAGTTCGGGCACTGCCTCAACGATCTGCTGTTCCGCTGGCGGGCCGGCGGGCTCGGTGCGGACATCGCGCTGGTGGTGTCCAACCACGAAGACCTGCGCCCGATGGCGGAGGCCGCCGGGCTGCCGTTCGTGCACGTGCCGGTGACGCCGGAGACCAAGTCCGAGGCCGAGCAACGGCTGCTGGAACTGGTCGGCGAGTACCAGGTGGATCTGGTGGTGCTGGCGCGGTACATGCAGGTGCTCTCCGACGACCTGTGCGTGAAGCTGCAGGGCAGGGCGATCAACATCCACCATTCGTTCCTGCCCGGTTTCAAGGGCGCCAAGCCCTACCACCAGGCCTACGACCGCGGCGTGAAGTACGTCGGTGCCACCGCCCACTACGTGACCCCGGAGCTGGACGAGGGCCCGATCATCGAGCAGGAGGTGCTGCGGGTCGACCACAGCTACGGGCCTCGCGAGCTGGTGACGGTGGGCCGCGACGCGGAGGCGCTGGCGCTCTCCCGCGCGGTGCGCTGGCACTGCGAACGCCGCGTACTGCTCAACGGCAACAGCACCGTGGTGTTCCGCTAG